A single Bacillus sp. OxB-1 DNA region contains:
- the trpS gene encoding tryptophan--tRNA ligase — translation MTTIFSGVQPTGIITLGNYIGAFRQFVEVQHEADCIFSIVDQHAITVQQEPDELKKAIRSLAATYIASGIDPEKSVLFIQSEVPAHAQAGWIMQCVSYIGELERMTQFKDKSEGQEGVSAALLTYPPLMAADILLYNTDVVPVGEDQKQHLELTRDLAERFNRRYGEVLTIPEVRIPKNGARVKSLQDPMKKMSKSDPNKRGTLYLLDTAKEIEKKIKSAVTDSEGVVRFDVAEKPGVSNLLTIESVLSDVAIDDLVAKYEGLGYGAFKAGVAEAVAAHLAPVQEKYYELLDSTILDDILDKGAEKANAIASATLQKMEAAMGLGRKR, via the coding sequence TTGACAACCATTTTTTCTGGTGTACAGCCGACAGGCATCATCACATTGGGGAATTATATTGGAGCATTCCGGCAGTTTGTCGAAGTTCAACATGAGGCGGACTGCATTTTTTCAATTGTCGACCAACATGCAATCACGGTCCAGCAAGAACCAGATGAATTGAAGAAGGCGATCCGGTCATTGGCGGCGACATATATCGCAAGCGGCATCGATCCGGAGAAATCCGTTTTATTTATACAGTCGGAGGTACCGGCGCATGCCCAAGCCGGCTGGATCATGCAATGCGTTTCGTATATCGGAGAACTTGAGCGCATGACCCAGTTCAAGGATAAGTCGGAAGGGCAAGAAGGGGTTTCCGCAGCACTTTTGACCTATCCACCGTTGATGGCCGCAGATATCCTCTTGTATAACACCGACGTTGTCCCGGTCGGAGAAGACCAAAAGCAGCATTTGGAACTGACCCGCGACTTGGCGGAGCGATTCAATAGACGCTACGGAGAGGTCCTCACCATTCCTGAAGTGCGCATTCCGAAAAACGGAGCCCGCGTCAAATCCTTGCAAGATCCGATGAAGAAAATGAGCAAGTCGGACCCTAATAAAAGAGGGACGCTTTATTTATTGGATACTGCAAAAGAAATCGAGAAGAAGATCAAAAGTGCCGTTACGGATTCGGAAGGAGTCGTCCGATTCGATGTGGCGGAAAAACCGGGCGTTTCGAATTTATTGACAATCGAATCCGTTTTAAGTGATGTCGCCATCGACGACCTCGTCGCCAAATATGAAGGACTCGGCTATGGCGCCTTTAAGGCCGGTGTCGCGGAAGCCGTCGCCGCACATCTTGCCCCGGTCCAGGAAAAGTACTATGAATTGCTCGACTCCACGATCTTGGATGATATCTTGGACAAAGGCGCTGAAAAAGCGAATGCTATCGCTTCGGCCACTCTTCAGAAGATGGAGGCCGCGATGGGACTCGGACGGAAACGGTAA
- a CDS encoding DUF3899 domain-containing protein yields the protein MNKAIRYFFLGQLITVVLVLLFHNEFSLLAYVNMSFSVGGIMLFTGLVFFVFSTGFFDVFLITSRKIFTPKHRVEEIDSMRAPSQLFTGSITPLLGGGTLTLTGMGIGLLFYYI from the coding sequence ATGAATAAAGCCATCCGATATTTCTTCTTAGGGCAACTTATTACCGTTGTCCTTGTATTGTTATTCCATAATGAATTTTCACTTCTCGCCTATGTAAATATGTCATTTTCTGTCGGCGGTATCATGCTGTTTACCGGGCTTGTCTTCTTTGTTTTTTCTACCGGATTCTTTGATGTTTTTCTCATCACGTCCCGCAAGATTTTCACGCCGAAACATCGGGTGGAGGAAATCGACTCGATGCGGGCACCGTCTCAACTATTTACAGGATCCATCACGCCATTGCTGGGGGGAGGTACGCTGACTTTAACGGGGATGGGCATCGGCCTTCTCTTTTATTACATTTGA
- a CDS encoding IS4 family transposase has translation MDKNTRKTSFGKWLNAIDFEKFNEIVTIHGQDRYTKKLTTQAYTLLMLYAQLMESDSLHALEAALTNRDFQRAIGVDSISVSQLSRKNNRLDPTVLSNLFMQLVSQIAVQKLSPKKGLLLKIIDSTTIPLNVNHFKWAEFRETKAGVKLHIRLVFDENGTHYPDKEVITNAKEHDRNQLEVLVDDKEAMYVFDRGYVDYERFDRFTDDGLFFVCRLKKNAVLHPIHTFSLPEGSDALSDTMAFVGANPNCTENVFRILVIPDGKGGELRLITNRFDISAEEISEIYRSRWAIELFFKWLKQHVKIKHFYGQSEYAVKNQIYLALIAYCLNVLIQSETNSRKSILAISRILAANLWESSRYWLRRIRSGSIP, from the coding sequence ATGGACAAGAATACACGAAAAACTTCATTTGGTAAATGGCTGAATGCCATTGATTTTGAGAAATTCAACGAAATTGTGACCATACATGGGCAAGACCGGTATACAAAGAAGTTAACGACGCAAGCTTACACACTTCTCATGCTGTATGCTCAATTAATGGAGTCAGACAGCCTGCACGCACTGGAAGCAGCGCTGACAAACCGGGATTTCCAACGGGCGATCGGCGTGGATTCCATCAGTGTGTCGCAGCTTTCCAGAAAGAATAATCGGTTGGATCCAACGGTTCTGTCGAATCTTTTCATGCAACTGGTTAGTCAGATCGCTGTACAAAAACTTTCGCCCAAAAAGGGGTTGCTCCTGAAAATCATCGACTCCACAACGATCCCGTTGAACGTAAACCATTTTAAATGGGCCGAATTCCGGGAGACCAAGGCCGGCGTAAAGCTGCATATACGCTTGGTGTTCGATGAAAACGGCACTCATTACCCCGACAAAGAGGTCATCACGAACGCCAAGGAGCACGACCGTAATCAACTCGAAGTGCTTGTTGACGACAAGGAGGCCATGTATGTTTTCGACCGCGGGTATGTGGATTATGAACGGTTTGACCGCTTCACGGACGATGGGCTTTTCTTCGTCTGTCGGTTGAAGAAGAATGCCGTTCTGCATCCCATCCACACATTCTCCCTTCCGGAAGGGAGTGATGCCCTTTCCGACACGATGGCGTTCGTAGGCGCCAATCCGAACTGTACGGAGAACGTTTTCCGAATCCTTGTCATCCCTGATGGCAAGGGGGGCGAATTGCGGCTGATCACCAATCGTTTCGACATTTCCGCGGAGGAAATCAGCGAAATCTACCGTTCTCGCTGGGCCATCGAATTGTTCTTCAAGTGGCTCAAGCAGCACGTGAAGATCAAGCATTTCTACGGTCAAAGTGAATACGCTGTGAAAAACCAGATTTATCTGGCTCTGATTGCCTATTGTCTGAACGTCCTGATTCAATCGGAAACAAACAGCAGGAAATCCATCTTGGCGATTTCACGTATTCTAGCCGCTAATCTATGGGAGTCGTCCCGGTATTGGCTTCGTAGAATCAGGAGTGGAAGCATACCGTAA